In Fusarium oxysporum f. sp. lycopersici 4287 chromosome 2, whole genome shotgun sequence, a genomic segment contains:
- a CDS encoding hypothetical protein (At least one base has a quality score < 10), whose product MVFSIEPRKQDDYHESPNRQSLPSISEVIQSTEPGPYTFKPPSSIQTGFSLSPPFALVRQPLHKTEKHPFLQKLLPTSSFPLRLHALPVFSDLPRSPFTSLPSLLPASDCSRSPSSKAEIPFQHHHSEQQKASEPHPPLSGVYAHPSPPSHPPAPVTYQPRQLRPGRQMPLPAYPTLPRHDYAPLAIYDAPVNRHVGSWSYQDSLTLISSSSRTILNCVEACNRISREQHGTHLIPERLPTEWELSDMLGNMELIKRSLEHVKDLVQTSIQNERTHEGVKMECLYRGENHAPISTHTIQPSFSITEIKKQRARTARPSRCRRCSRIDTPEWRRGPDGARTLCNACGLHHAKLKRKRQLKTSSIGPKPGEPHRP is encoded by the exons ATGGTATTTTCTATTGAACCCCGAAAGCAGGACGACTACCATGAGTCTCCCAACCGTCAATCGCTGCCCTCCATCTCAGAGGTAATTCAAAGCACCGAGCCAGGCCCTTATACTTTTAAACCTCCTTCCAGCATCCAGACTGGTTTCAGCCTTTCCCCGCCTTTCGCACTTGTTCGTCAACCATTACACAAGACCGAGAAGCATCCATTTTTGCAGAAGCTACTCCCGACTTCATCCTTCCCTCTCCGACTGCATGCTCTTCCTGTCTTCTCGGATCTTCCTCGGTCACCTTTCACCAGCCTGCCGTCACTTCTTCCTGCCTCTGACTGCAGCCGGAGCCCCTCATCCAAGGCGGAGATTCCTTTCCAGCATCACCACTCTGAGCAGCAGAAGGCATCGGAACCTCACCCTCCTCTCAGCGGAGTGTATGCGCACCCATCTCCGCCATCACACCCTCCAGCTCCGGTTACCTATCAGCCCCGCCAACTACGTCCTGGCCGCCAAATGCCTCTGCCCGCGTATCCAACCCTTCCCAGGCACGATTATGCTCCCCTAGCCATATATGACGCCCCAGTCAATAGGCACGTTGGGAGCTGGAGCTACCAAGATTCTTTGACTCTA ATTAGTTCCTCATCCCGCACCATTCTTAACTGTGTCGAAGCGTGCAATCGAATTTCTCGTGAGCAGCACGGGACTCACCTTATCCCGGAAAGATTGCCGACAGAATGGGAACTCAGCGATATGCTCGGTAACATGGAGCTCATTAAGCGTTCTCTAGAACATGTGAAGGACTTGGTGCAAACATCGATTCAGAACGAGCGAACTCATGAGGGAGTGAAGATGGAGTGTCTTTACAGGGGGGAGAACCATGCGCCCATTTCTACACATACTATCCAACCCTCATTTAGCATTACGGAAATCAAGAAGCAACGAGCC CGTACGGCACGCCCTAGCAGGTGCCGTAGATGCAGCCGAATTGACACGCCTGAATGGCGCCGCGGACCTGATGGAGCGAGGACACTATGCAATGCATGCGGCCTACACCATGCCAAACTGAAAAGGAAGCGTCAACTTAAAACAAGCTCGATCGGCCCGAAACCAGGAGAACCACATCGGCCGTAA